Proteins encoded by one window of Sciurus carolinensis chromosome 12, mSciCar1.2, whole genome shotgun sequence:
- the Rnf2 gene encoding E3 ubiquitin-protein ligase RING2 isoform X1: protein MSQAVQTNGTQPLSKTWELSLYELQRTPQEAITDGLEIVVSPRSLHSELMCPICLDMLKNTMTTKECLHRFCADCIITALRSGNKECPTCRKKLVSKRSLRPDPNFDALISKIYPSRDEYEAHQERVLARINKHNNQQALSHSIEEGLKIQAMNRLQRGKKQQIENGSGAEDNGDSSHCSNASTHSNQEAGPSNKRTKTSDDSGLELDNNNATVAIDPVMDGASEIELVFRPHPTLMEKDDSAQTRYIKTSGNATVDHLSKYLAVRLALEELRSKGESNQMNLDTASEKQYTIYIATASGQFTVLNGSFSLELVSEKYWKVNKPMELYYAPTKEHK from the exons ATGTCTCAGGCTGTGCAGACAAATGGAACTCAACCATTAAGCAAAACATGGGAACTCAGTTTATATGAATTACAACGAACACCTCAG GAGGCAATAACAGATGGCTTGGAAATTGTGGTTTCACCTAGAAGTCTACACAGTGAATTAATGTGCCCAATTTGTTTGGATATGTTGAAGAACACCATGACTACAAAGGAGTGTTTGCATCGTTTTTGTGCAGATTGTATTATCACAGCCCTTAGAAGTGG caacaAAGAATGTCCAACTTGTCGGAAAAAGCTAGTTTCCAAAAGATCACTAAGGCCAGACCCAAACTTTGATGCGCTCATCAGCAAAATTTATCCAAGTCGTGATGAGTATGAAGCTCATCAAGAGAGAGTATTAGCCAGGATCAACAAGCACAATAATCAGCAGGCACTCAGTCACAGCATTGAGGAAGGACTGAAGATACAGGCCATGAACAG ATTACAGCGAGGCAAGAAACAACAGATTGAAAATGGCAGTGGAGCAGAAGATAATGGTGACAGTTCACACTGTAGTAATGCATCCACAcatagcaatcaggaagcaggCCCTAGTAACAAACGGACCAAAACATCTGATGATTCTGGGCTTGAACTTGATAATAACAATGCAACAGTGGCAATTGATCCAGTAATGGATGGTGCTAGTGAAATTGAATTAGTATTCAGGCCTCATCCCACACTTATGGAGAAAGATGACAGTGCACAGACAAG ATATATAAAGACTTCAGGTAATGCCACTGTTGATCACTTATCCAAGTATCTGGCTGTGAGGTTAGCTTTAGAAGAACTTCGAAGCAAGGGAGAATCAAATCAGATGAACCTTGATACAGCCAGTGAGAAGCAGTATACCATTTATATAGCAACAGCAAGTGGCCAGTTCACT gtATTAAATGGctctttttctttggaattgGTCAGTGAGAAGTACTGGAAAGTAAATAAACCCATGGAACTTTATTATGCGCCCACCAAGGAGCACAAATGA
- the Rnf2 gene encoding E3 ubiquitin-protein ligase RING2 isoform X2 — MCPICLDMLKNTMTTKECLHRFCADCIITALRSGNKECPTCRKKLVSKRSLRPDPNFDALISKIYPSRDEYEAHQERVLARINKHNNQQALSHSIEEGLKIQAMNRLQRGKKQQIENGSGAEDNGDSSHCSNASTHSNQEAGPSNKRTKTSDDSGLELDNNNATVAIDPVMDGASEIELVFRPHPTLMEKDDSAQTRYIKTSGNATVDHLSKYLAVRLALEELRSKGESNQMNLDTASEKQYTIYIATASGQFTVLNGSFSLELVSEKYWKVNKPMELYYAPTKEHK; from the exons ATGTGCCCAATTTGTTTGGATATGTTGAAGAACACCATGACTACAAAGGAGTGTTTGCATCGTTTTTGTGCAGATTGTATTATCACAGCCCTTAGAAGTGG caacaAAGAATGTCCAACTTGTCGGAAAAAGCTAGTTTCCAAAAGATCACTAAGGCCAGACCCAAACTTTGATGCGCTCATCAGCAAAATTTATCCAAGTCGTGATGAGTATGAAGCTCATCAAGAGAGAGTATTAGCCAGGATCAACAAGCACAATAATCAGCAGGCACTCAGTCACAGCATTGAGGAAGGACTGAAGATACAGGCCATGAACAG ATTACAGCGAGGCAAGAAACAACAGATTGAAAATGGCAGTGGAGCAGAAGATAATGGTGACAGTTCACACTGTAGTAATGCATCCACAcatagcaatcaggaagcaggCCCTAGTAACAAACGGACCAAAACATCTGATGATTCTGGGCTTGAACTTGATAATAACAATGCAACAGTGGCAATTGATCCAGTAATGGATGGTGCTAGTGAAATTGAATTAGTATTCAGGCCTCATCCCACACTTATGGAGAAAGATGACAGTGCACAGACAAG ATATATAAAGACTTCAGGTAATGCCACTGTTGATCACTTATCCAAGTATCTGGCTGTGAGGTTAGCTTTAGAAGAACTTCGAAGCAAGGGAGAATCAAATCAGATGAACCTTGATACAGCCAGTGAGAAGCAGTATACCATTTATATAGCAACAGCAAGTGGCCAGTTCACT gtATTAAATGGctctttttctttggaattgGTCAGTGAGAAGTACTGGAAAGTAAATAAACCCATGGAACTTTATTATGCGCCCACCAAGGAGCACAAATGA